Proteins encoded by one window of Hymenobacter tibetensis:
- a CDS encoding glycoside hydrolase family 127 protein → MTLLKHSWLLPVLLGALGSAAHAQTYLPTPHDARMKVHPKTPLQAYAFELQQVKLLDSPFKVAEQADTKYLLKIEPDRLLADFREHSGLQAKGKRYGGWESTGLAGHTLGHYLSACALAYASTGNIEFKRRVDYMVAQLDECQKARKTGYVGAIPKEDQLWAEVASGNIRSRGFDLNGAWSPWYTVHKIMAGLLDAYLYGDNETALIINQGIADWTGNTIKGLDEAKMQEMMVCEYGGMAETLANTYALSGQKKYLDLSYRFYDKRILDPLAARTDILPGKHSNTQIPKAIASARRYELTGDKKDAAIAEFFWQTVTDNHSYATGGNSNYEYLGEPGKLNDKLSENTTETCNTYNMLKLTQHLFAQHPSAKFMDYYERGLYNHILASQHHETGMTTYFVPLRMGGRKTYSDEFNTFTCCVGSGMENHVKYAENIYFQGQDGSVYVNLFMPSELNWQEKGVTLRQDSQLPANTHVTFTVAAVKPSSFKLRLRRPQWTKNPQVRVNGKAVAVAPDAEGYLVLDRKWKNNDRVELTLPADFYTEALPDNPDRRAVFYGPTLLAGVLGTTEPEPVTGVPVLVTTNNSANDWVKPVDAKQLRFQTAGLGVPHDVPLIPFNQTGNEYYTVYWDVFTPEKWATQQRVYEAARKKQQELEAQTVDILRVGEMQPERDHSFIISEKAETGEEHGRKWRMVNEGGMMAFTLKVAPAKANTLLLTYWGMDNRGRVFDVLVDGEKIATEDLNKYKESRFYDISYSIPPALTKDKQHVKVTFQAKPNNSAGPVYGIRNVQQ, encoded by the coding sequence ATGACTTTGTTGAAACACTCTTGGTTGCTGCCCGTGTTGCTTGGTGCTTTGGGTAGTGCTGCTCACGCTCAGACTTACCTGCCTACTCCCCACGATGCACGGATGAAGGTGCACCCCAAAACACCGCTGCAAGCCTATGCCTTCGAGTTGCAGCAGGTGAAGCTGCTCGATAGCCCGTTCAAAGTAGCCGAGCAAGCGGATACCAAGTACCTGCTCAAGATAGAGCCCGACCGGTTACTAGCCGATTTCCGGGAACACAGCGGCCTACAAGCCAAAGGCAAGCGCTATGGAGGTTGGGAATCGACGGGGCTGGCCGGGCACACGCTGGGGCATTACCTGTCGGCGTGCGCGTTGGCTTATGCTTCCACCGGTAACATCGAGTTCAAACGGCGGGTAGACTACATGGTAGCGCAACTCGACGAGTGCCAGAAGGCCCGCAAAACCGGCTACGTGGGTGCCATTCCCAAAGAAGACCAGTTGTGGGCAGAAGTGGCGAGCGGCAATATCCGCTCCCGTGGCTTCGACCTGAACGGAGCTTGGTCGCCGTGGTATACGGTGCACAAAATCATGGCGGGCTTGCTTGATGCCTACTTATACGGCGACAACGAAACGGCCCTCATCATCAACCAAGGCATTGCCGATTGGACCGGCAACACCATCAAAGGCCTCGACGAAGCTAAGATGCAGGAGATGATGGTGTGTGAATACGGCGGCATGGCCGAGACCCTAGCTAATACCTACGCCCTGAGTGGCCAGAAGAAGTACCTTGACTTGTCGTACCGCTTCTACGACAAGCGCATTCTCGACCCGCTGGCCGCCCGCACCGATATATTGCCCGGCAAGCACTCCAATACCCAAATTCCGAAAGCCATTGCCAGCGCCCGCCGCTACGAGCTGACCGGCGACAAAAAGGACGCCGCCATTGCCGAGTTTTTCTGGCAAACTGTAACCGACAACCACTCTTACGCCACCGGTGGCAACAGCAATTACGAATACCTGGGGGAGCCTGGCAAGCTCAACGACAAGCTCAGCGAAAACACCACCGAAACGTGCAACACCTACAACATGCTGAAACTGACGCAGCATCTGTTTGCCCAGCACCCTTCAGCCAAGTTTATGGACTACTACGAGAGAGGCCTCTACAACCACATTCTCGCCTCGCAGCACCACGAAACCGGTATGACCACCTACTTCGTGCCGCTGCGAATGGGAGGCCGCAAAACCTACAGCGACGAGTTCAACACGTTCACTTGTTGCGTGGGCTCCGGCATGGAAAACCACGTGAAATATGCCGAAAACATTTATTTCCAGGGTCAGGACGGCAGCGTATATGTCAACCTATTTATGCCCTCAGAGCTGAATTGGCAGGAAAAAGGCGTGACACTACGCCAAGACAGCCAGCTGCCCGCCAACACCCACGTCACGTTCACGGTGGCAGCCGTTAAGCCCAGCAGCTTCAAGCTGCGCCTGCGCCGGCCCCAGTGGACCAAGAACCCACAGGTACGCGTAAACGGCAAGGCGGTGGCCGTAGCTCCCGATGCAGAAGGGTACTTGGTGCTCGACCGCAAGTGGAAAAACAACGACCGGGTGGAGCTTACCCTGCCCGCCGATTTCTACACCGAAGCTCTACCTGACAACCCCGACCGCCGCGCCGTATTCTATGGCCCCACCTTGCTGGCCGGCGTGTTAGGCACCACCGAACCGGAACCAGTGACCGGCGTACCCGTCCTCGTGACAACCAACAACAGCGCCAACGACTGGGTGAAGCCGGTGGATGCCAAGCAACTCCGTTTCCAAACGGCTGGCTTGGGAGTACCTCACGACGTTCCGCTGATTCCTTTCAACCAAACCGGCAACGAATATTACACCGTGTACTGGGATGTGTTCACGCCCGAAAAGTGGGCCACTCAGCAGCGCGTGTACGAAGCTGCTCGTAAAAAGCAACAGGAATTGGAAGCCCAAACAGTTGACATATTGCGCGTAGGCGAAATGCAGCCCGAACGCGACCATAGCTTCATCATCAGTGAAAAGGCCGAAACCGGCGAGGAGCACGGCCGCAAGTGGCGCATGGTCAACGAGGGCGGCATGATGGCTTTCACCTTGAAAGTAGCCCCCGCCAAAGCTAACACGTTGCTGCTCACCTACTGGGGCATGGACAACCGCGGCCGCGTATTCGACGTGCTGGTTGATGGCGAAAAGATTGCCACCGAAGACTTGAACAAGTACAAGGAGAGCCGCTTCTACGACATTTCGTATTCCATTCCGCCAGCACTAACCAAAGACAAGCAGCACGTGAAAGTGACTTTTCAAGCCAAGCCTAACAACAGCGCCGGCCCAGTCTACGGGATTCGCAACGTGCAGCAGTAG
- a CDS encoding ParA family protein, with protein sequence MAKIIALTNQKGGVGKTTSTVNIGAGLARAGHKVVMIDLDPQINLTRGLRVDHSENNIYGALLGEYQFRAQPLRENLAVVPGAPALSSFDKVKGDELDREFILKDIITPIRSKCDFILLDCPPALGLVTLNAYACADSLLIPLEAQLYATDGLEKVLELVSRVQRRLNPELKIDGIFFTRFDGRKILRRETAETIREKYPELVLQSFIRETIGLGEAPHLGQDIFTYAPNSSGAQDYRQLIEEILTR encoded by the coding sequence ATGGCTAAAATTATCGCACTCACCAACCAAAAAGGTGGAGTTGGTAAGACCACCTCCACCGTAAATATTGGCGCCGGCCTTGCTCGGGCAGGCCACAAAGTGGTTATGATCGACTTAGATCCGCAAATCAACCTGACCCGGGGTTTGCGAGTTGATCATTCCGAGAACAACATCTATGGTGCCTTGCTAGGTGAATACCAATTTCGGGCTCAGCCCCTGCGCGAGAACCTTGCCGTCGTTCCCGGAGCCCCTGCCCTTTCCAGCTTCGACAAAGTCAAAGGCGATGAGCTGGATCGAGAGTTCATTCTTAAAGACATCATCACTCCAATCCGCAGCAAATGCGACTTTATCCTGCTGGATTGTCCGCCGGCGCTCGGCCTGGTTACTCTTAACGCTTATGCCTGTGCTGATTCTTTGCTGATTCCGTTGGAAGCGCAGCTTTACGCCACTGACGGCCTGGAAAAGGTGCTCGAACTAGTGAGCCGGGTGCAGCGCCGCCTGAATCCAGAATTGAAAATTGATGGCATTTTCTTCACTCGATTCGATGGACGCAAAATTCTTCGCCGCGAAACGGCCGAAACGATACGGGAGAAGTACCCAGAGTTGGTTTTGCAAAGTTTTATTCGCGAAACCATTGGTCTAGGCGAGGCGCCACACTTAGGGCAAGACATCTTCACCTATGCACCCAACAGCTCTGGGGCCCAGGACTACCGTCAGCTTATCGAAGAAATTCTCACTCGCTAA